One window from the genome of Pandoraea fibrosis encodes:
- a CDS encoding ABC transporter substrate-binding protein codes for MQRRQFVTALAATGLIGTGIRPGFAQAKLEKTKIAIAVGGKNLFYYLPLTIAERLNYFKDEGLDVEISDFAGGSKALQALVGGSADVVSGAYEHTILLQAKNQYIRAFVLQGRAPQIVFGVSNKTLPNYKSLADLRGKKIGVTAPGSSTNIMANFVLAKGGVKPNEVAFVGVGASSGALAAIRSGNIDAIVNLDPVITMLERDKEIRVISDTRTLKETVSVFGGNMPAGCLYTNESFIQKNPNTTQALTNAMVRALRWLQTAGPSDLIKTVPDAYLLGDRALYLDAWSRVKEAISPDGLIPADGPATALRTLQAFDETVKGKSIDLSKTFTNEFTKKADAKYK; via the coding sequence ATGCAACGACGTCAGTTCGTCACGGCACTGGCCGCCACTGGTCTGATCGGCACGGGCATTCGGCCCGGATTCGCTCAAGCCAAGCTCGAAAAGACCAAAATCGCGATTGCCGTCGGCGGCAAAAATCTGTTCTATTACTTGCCGCTCACGATTGCCGAACGCCTGAACTACTTCAAGGACGAAGGACTCGACGTCGAGATCTCGGACTTCGCCGGCGGCTCGAAAGCGCTGCAAGCGCTCGTGGGCGGGAGCGCCGATGTGGTGTCGGGCGCTTACGAACACACGATCCTGTTGCAGGCAAAAAACCAGTACATTCGCGCGTTCGTACTGCAGGGACGTGCGCCGCAGATTGTCTTCGGGGTGTCGAACAAGACGCTGCCGAACTACAAATCGCTGGCCGACTTGCGCGGCAAGAAAATCGGTGTGACCGCGCCGGGGTCGTCGACAAACATCATGGCGAACTTCGTGCTCGCCAAGGGCGGTGTCAAACCCAACGAGGTGGCATTCGTCGGTGTCGGTGCGTCGTCCGGCGCGCTCGCCGCAATTCGGTCGGGCAACATCGACGCCATCGTCAATCTCGATCCGGTCATCACGATGCTGGAGCGCGACAAGGAGATCCGTGTGATCTCGGACACGCGCACGCTCAAGGAAACGGTGTCGGTGTTCGGCGGGAACATGCCGGCAGGTTGCCTGTACACGAACGAATCGTTCATTCAGAAAAATCCGAACACCACCCAGGCGCTCACCAATGCCATGGTTCGCGCCTTGCGTTGGCTCCAGACGGCAGGTCCGTCGGATCTCATCAAGACGGTGCCCGACGCCTACCTGCTTGGCGACCGCGCGCTTTACCTCGATGCGTGGAGTCGTGTGAAGGAAGCCATTTCGCCGGACGGCCTGATTCCTGCCGATGGCCCGGCCACCGCGTTGCGCACGTTGCAAGCGTTCGACGAGACGGTCAAGGGCAAGTCGATCGATCTGTCGAAGACGTTCACGAACGAGTTCACCAAGAAGGCCGACGCCAAGTACAAATGA
- the recR gene encoding recombination mediator RecR yields the protein MPQLSSLQELVDALRALPGVGPKSAQRIAYHLLQRDRKGAVRLGEALVHASEQIRHCARCNTFSEVEICETCLDPERDTSLLCVVETPADQNMLEQTMTFKGLYFVLMGHLSPLDGVGPGEIHFEQLIRRATDGVVKEVVLATNFTNEGEATAHYLGQMLKARGLRVSRLARGVPVGGELEYVDAGTIARAVLDRHTL from the coding sequence ATGCCCCAGCTCTCGAGCCTGCAAGAACTCGTCGACGCCCTGCGCGCGTTGCCGGGTGTCGGTCCGAAGTCGGCCCAACGCATTGCTTACCACCTGCTGCAACGCGACCGCAAAGGCGCGGTGCGGCTGGGCGAAGCGCTGGTGCATGCCTCCGAGCAGATTCGCCATTGCGCGCGCTGCAACACATTTTCCGAAGTCGAAATCTGCGAGACGTGTCTCGATCCCGAGCGCGATACGAGCCTGTTGTGCGTGGTGGAAACCCCCGCCGACCAGAACATGCTCGAGCAGACGATGACCTTCAAGGGACTGTATTTCGTGCTCATGGGCCACCTCTCGCCGCTCGACGGCGTGGGACCGGGCGAGATACATTTCGAGCAATTGATTCGCCGCGCCACCGACGGCGTGGTCAAGGAAGTGGTGCTTGCCACCAACTTCACCAACGAAGGCGAAGCCACCGCCCACTACCTCGGACAGATGCTCAAGGCCCGTGGTTTGCGCGTGAGCCGACTCGCACGAGGCGTGCCGGTCGGGGGTGAGCTGGAATACGTGGATGCCGGCACCATCGCCCGTGCAGTCCTCGACCGACATACGCTCTGA
- the dnaX gene encoding DNA polymerase III subunit gamma/tau has translation MTYQVLARKWRPKGFSTLVGQEHVVRALTHALEQQRLHHAYLFTGTRGVGKTTLSRILAKALNCETGITAQPCGVCKACRAIDEGRFVDYLEMDAASNRGVDEMTSLLEKAVYAPADARFKVYMIDEVHMLTGHAFNAMLKTLEEPPAHVKFILATTDPQKIPVTVLSRCLQFNLKQMPAGHIVSHLTNILGEEGIESEPQALRLLAKAAGGSMRDALSLTDQAIAYAAGPLSESAVRAMLGAIDQSVLVRLLDALKDESRTDLLAVADEMAERSFSFAAGLQDLGSLLHKIALAQYAPQAVSDDWPEAADVRRLAEALSPEAVQLYYQIATRARGELGLAPDEYTGFSMALLRMAAFTPLLAGGTLAEPPTPQAAGAARAATPAAAPSRAPMAEPSRAPTSSAPVASAVPAAQPEARRAPAARTSAPTDGAPMSPARAALAALNAGRKGTAGRTGGGAASANRGSTSRASDDAPAGADPEPEPAGSATPAPAPAAPPRACVYREADGVAPIFTGEWPALAAELPARGLAQQLAFQSELTEVAGRALHLRVPLRQLADAATTDKLRQVLSEHFGADVQLQVELGQVGTTAASLAAEAAAARQRAAEQAIADDPLVRELIDEFGAQILPGSIRPVQ, from the coding sequence ATGACCTATCAAGTACTCGCGCGCAAATGGCGCCCCAAAGGCTTCTCGACCCTGGTGGGCCAGGAGCATGTCGTGCGTGCGTTGACGCACGCGCTCGAGCAACAGCGTCTGCATCACGCCTATTTGTTTACCGGCACGCGCGGCGTTGGCAAGACCACGTTGTCGCGCATTCTGGCCAAGGCCCTCAATTGCGAGACGGGCATCACGGCGCAGCCGTGCGGCGTCTGCAAGGCATGCCGTGCGATCGATGAAGGGCGCTTCGTCGACTACCTGGAAATGGACGCGGCCTCGAATCGCGGTGTCGACGAAATGACATCGCTGCTCGAAAAGGCGGTCTATGCGCCGGCGGATGCACGCTTCAAGGTCTACATGATCGACGAAGTGCACATGCTCACGGGGCACGCGTTCAACGCGATGCTCAAGACGCTGGAAGAGCCGCCCGCACACGTCAAATTCATTCTTGCGACGACCGATCCGCAAAAGATTCCGGTCACGGTGCTGTCGCGCTGCCTGCAATTCAATCTGAAGCAGATGCCGGCAGGGCACATCGTCTCGCACCTCACGAACATCCTCGGCGAAGAAGGCATCGAGAGCGAGCCGCAGGCGTTGCGTCTGCTCGCCAAGGCGGCGGGCGGCAGCATGCGCGACGCGTTGTCGCTCACCGATCAGGCCATCGCCTACGCGGCAGGTCCGCTGAGCGAGAGCGCCGTGCGCGCCATGCTCGGCGCGATCGATCAAAGCGTGCTCGTGCGCCTGCTCGATGCCCTGAAGGACGAGTCGCGTACCGACCTGCTCGCCGTGGCCGACGAAATGGCCGAGCGTAGCTTCTCGTTTGCTGCCGGATTGCAGGATCTCGGCAGCCTGCTGCACAAAATTGCATTGGCGCAATATGCGCCGCAGGCGGTTTCCGACGACTGGCCCGAAGCGGCGGACGTGCGACGTCTGGCCGAAGCGTTGTCGCCCGAAGCCGTCCAGCTCTATTACCAGATCGCCACCCGAGCCCGCGGCGAACTTGGCCTGGCGCCCGACGAATACACCGGTTTTTCGATGGCGCTGCTGCGCATGGCGGCGTTCACGCCGCTACTCGCCGGCGGCACGCTTGCCGAGCCGCCCACGCCGCAAGCGGCTGGCGCGGCTCGCGCCGCAACACCGGCTGCCGCGCCGTCGCGTGCGCCGATGGCAGAGCCGTCGCGCGCTCCGACATCGTCGGCTCCTGTCGCTTCTGCGGTGCCAGCGGCACAACCTGAAGCACGTCGCGCCCCGGCGGCCCGCACCAGCGCGCCGACCGACGGTGCGCCGATGTCGCCCGCCCGCGCCGCGCTGGCTGCGCTCAACGCCGGGCGAAAGGGTACGGCAGGGCGCACCGGCGGTGGTGCCGCCAGTGCGAACCGCGGCAGCACGTCGCGCGCGTCGGACGATGCGCCGGCAGGGGCCGATCCCGAGCCCGAGCCTGCCGGGTCTGCAACGCCGGCGCCTGCCCCAGCGGCCCCGCCGCGTGCTTGCGTCTACCGTGAAGCCGATGGCGTCGCGCCGATTTTTACCGGCGAATGGCCGGCACTGGCTGCGGAGCTTCCCGCACGGGGTCTCGCTCAGCAACTGGCCTTCCAGAGCGAACTGACGGAAGTGGCCGGGCGAGCCCTGCATTTGCGCGTGCCACTGCGTCAATTGGCCGACGCAGCCACGACCGACAAGCTGCGTCAGGTGCTCAGCGAACACTTCGGTGCCGACGTGCAATTGCAGGTCGAACTGGGGCAGGTGGGCACGACGGCTGCATCGCTTGCGGCAGAAGCGGCGGCCGCGCGTCAGCGAGCGGCGGAACAGGCGATTGCCGACGATCCGCTCGTGCGTGAACTGATCGACGAATTCGGCGCGCAGATCCTGCCAGGCAGCATTCGCCCGGTACAATAA
- the trxA gene encoding thioredoxin TrxA, with product MSEQIKHISDASFDADVLNSDKPVLLDFWAEWCGPCKMIAPILEDVAKEYGDKVQIAKMNVDDNQSTPAKFGIRGIPTLILFKNGAVAGQKVGALAKGQLTAFLDQHL from the coding sequence ATGAGCGAACAAATCAAGCACATTTCCGACGCCAGCTTCGACGCGGACGTTTTGAATTCCGACAAGCCGGTCCTTCTCGATTTCTGGGCAGAATGGTGTGGTCCGTGCAAGATGATTGCCCCGATCCTGGAAGACGTGGCCAAGGAATACGGCGACAAGGTGCAGATCGCCAAGATGAACGTCGATGACAACCAGTCAACGCCGGCCAAGTTCGGCATTCGCGGCATCCCGACGCTGATCCTGTTCAAGAATGGCGCCGTCGCTGGCCAGAAGGTCGGCGCACTGGCCAAGGGTCAACTGACCGCATTCCTCGACCAGCATCTGTAA
- a CDS encoding sigma-54 dependent transcriptional regulator produces MANDTGRTLIYASRKHNDGLLSFLGEQGWQVVPAKSASDVGRILNPGVTSAALIDLASGYSDREMGAFESCMQPATVGWVAATNPEQLTTTAIRRLIRDYCFDYVNVPCTNDQLAHSIGHAWGMASLSEVPTFTPQVGGDQEMVGTCEAMQQLFRTIRKVANTDAPVFISGESGTGKELTAVAIHERSLRAKGPFVAINCGAIPPHLMQSELFGYERGAFTGANARKIGRVEAANGGTLLLDEIGDLPFESQASLLRFLQQGAIERLGGHEVIPVNVRIISATHVDLEEAVKEGRFRMDLYHRLCVLRVEEPPLRARGQDIEILAHHVLQRFKGDNHRKIRGFTQCAVQAMYEYHWPGNVRELINRVRRAIVMADSRTISAKDLDLLPWVPTLVRTLEEIRAEAERTAIEQALLRHCHRLTDVAAELGISRITLYRLMCRYGLRGDESGVPA; encoded by the coding sequence ATGGCTAACGATACCGGGCGCACCCTGATTTATGCCTCCCGAAAGCATAACGATGGTTTGCTGTCGTTTTTGGGGGAGCAAGGCTGGCAAGTCGTGCCGGCCAAGAGCGCCAGCGACGTCGGTCGCATTCTGAATCCCGGGGTCACCAGCGCAGCACTCATTGACCTGGCGAGCGGTTATAGCGACCGCGAGATGGGCGCATTCGAGTCCTGCATGCAACCTGCCACCGTCGGCTGGGTTGCGGCCACAAATCCCGAGCAACTGACGACAACCGCGATTCGCCGGTTGATTCGTGACTACTGCTTCGACTACGTCAATGTGCCGTGCACGAACGATCAGCTTGCGCATTCGATCGGTCATGCGTGGGGCATGGCGTCGCTCTCGGAGGTCCCGACCTTCACGCCGCAAGTCGGCGGCGATCAGGAAATGGTCGGAACGTGCGAGGCGATGCAGCAACTTTTCCGCACGATCCGCAAAGTCGCCAATACGGACGCGCCCGTGTTTATCTCGGGCGAGTCGGGCACGGGCAAGGAGCTGACCGCGGTGGCTATCCACGAGCGCTCGTTGCGCGCGAAGGGGCCGTTCGTGGCGATCAATTGCGGAGCCATTCCTCCGCATCTGATGCAATCCGAACTATTCGGCTATGAGCGTGGTGCATTCACCGGCGCGAATGCCCGCAAGATCGGACGCGTCGAGGCAGCCAACGGCGGTACGCTGTTGCTCGACGAAATCGGCGATCTTCCGTTCGAGAGTCAGGCCAGTCTGTTGCGTTTCCTGCAACAGGGCGCTATCGAACGTCTAGGTGGACATGAGGTGATTCCGGTCAATGTGCGCATCATCTCTGCAACGCACGTGGATCTGGAGGAGGCCGTCAAGGAAGGCCGCTTCCGCATGGATCTGTACCATCGCCTGTGTGTGCTGCGCGTCGAGGAACCGCCGCTGCGCGCACGCGGGCAAGACATCGAAATCCTCGCCCACCATGTGTTGCAGCGCTTCAAAGGCGATAACCATCGCAAAATCCGCGGCTTCACGCAATGCGCGGTGCAGGCGATGTACGAGTATCACTGGCCGGGGAATGTTCGCGAACTGATCAACCGCGTGCGCCGCGCCATTGTCATGGCCGACAGCCGCACGATCTCGGCCAAGGATCTCGACTTGCTGCCGTGGGTGCCGACGCTGGTGCGCACGTTGGAAGAAATTCGCGCGGAGGCCGAACGAACGGCCATCGAGCAGGCATTGCTGCGCCACTGTCACCGGCTGACGGACGTGGCCGCAGAGCTGGGTATTTCACGCATCACCCTCTATCGACTGATGTGCCGGTATGGGCTGCGTGGTGACGAATCGGGCGTGCCGGCCTGA
- a CDS encoding YbaB/EbfC family nucleoid-associated protein — protein MLKGNIAGLMKQAQQMQENMKKAQEQLAQIEVEGQSGAGLVKVVMTCKNDVRRVTIDPSLLADDKDMLEDLVAAAFNDAVRKAEATAQEKMGGLTAGLPLPPGFKMPF, from the coding sequence ATGCTGAAAGGAAACATCGCGGGTCTGATGAAACAGGCTCAGCAAATGCAGGAAAACATGAAGAAGGCGCAAGAGCAGTTGGCCCAGATCGAAGTCGAGGGTCAGTCGGGTGCCGGTCTGGTCAAGGTGGTGATGACGTGCAAGAACGACGTGCGCCGCGTGACCATCGATCCGAGCCTGCTGGCAGACGACAAGGACATGCTCGAAGACCTGGTGGCGGCGGCGTTCAACGACGCCGTGCGCAAGGCCGAAGCGACCGCGCAGGAAAAGATGGGCGGGCTGACCGCCGGTCTGCCGCTGCCGCCGGGCTTCAAGATGCCGTTCTGA
- the rho gene encoding transcription termination factor Rho → MHLSELKSQHVSELLEMANGLEIENANRLRKQELMFAILKKRAKTGETIYGDGTLEVLPDGFGFLRSPETSYLASTDDIYISPSQIRRFNLHTGDTIEGEVRTPKDGERYFALVKVDKVNDHPPEASKHKIMFENLTPLHPNKPLLLERDIRGEENVTGRIIDMIAPIGKGQRGLLVASPKSGKTVMLQHIAHAIATNHPEAKLFVLLIDERPEEVTEMQRSVKGEVVASTFDEPATRHVQVAEMVIEKAKRLIEMKQDVIILLDSITRLARAYNTVIPASGKVLTGGVDANALQRPKRFFGAARNVEEGGSLTIIATALIETGSRMDDVIYEEFKGTGNMEVHLERRLAEKRVYPAINLNKSGTRREELLIKPEILQKIWVLRKLIYDMDEAEAMEFLLGKIKQTKNNAEFFDLMRRGG, encoded by the coding sequence ATGCATTTATCCGAACTAAAGTCCCAGCACGTCTCCGAACTGCTTGAAATGGCGAATGGTCTCGAGATCGAGAACGCCAACCGCCTTCGCAAGCAGGAGCTGATGTTCGCCATTCTGAAGAAGCGCGCAAAGACCGGCGAAACCATCTATGGCGACGGTACGCTCGAGGTGCTGCCGGATGGCTTCGGTTTCCTGCGCTCGCCCGAGACGTCGTATCTGGCCAGCACGGACGATATCTATATCAGCCCGTCGCAGATCCGTCGTTTCAACCTGCATACCGGAGACACGATCGAAGGGGAAGTGCGCACGCCGAAGGACGGCGAGCGTTATTTCGCGCTGGTGAAGGTCGACAAAGTCAACGACCATCCGCCCGAGGCCTCGAAACATAAGATCATGTTCGAGAACCTCACGCCGCTGCACCCGAACAAGCCGCTGCTGCTCGAGCGCGACATTCGCGGTGAAGAGAACGTGACGGGCCGCATCATCGACATGATCGCCCCGATCGGCAAGGGTCAGCGCGGTCTGCTCGTGGCCTCGCCGAAGTCGGGTAAGACCGTGATGCTGCAGCACATCGCTCACGCGATTGCCACCAACCATCCGGAAGCCAAGCTTTTCGTGCTGCTCATCGACGAGCGCCCGGAAGAAGTGACCGAAATGCAGCGTTCGGTGAAAGGCGAAGTGGTCGCTTCGACGTTCGACGAACCTGCCACGCGTCACGTGCAGGTTGCCGAAATGGTGATCGAGAAGGCCAAGCGCCTGATCGAAATGAAGCAGGACGTGATTATTCTGCTCGACTCGATCACGCGTCTGGCTCGCGCCTACAACACCGTGATCCCGGCATCGGGCAAAGTGCTCACCGGCGGTGTGGACGCCAATGCACTGCAACGTCCGAAGCGCTTCTTCGGTGCTGCACGTAACGTCGAAGAAGGCGGTTCGCTCACGATCATCGCCACGGCGCTGATTGAAACCGGCAGCCGCATGGATGACGTGATTTACGAAGAATTCAAGGGCACCGGCAACATGGAAGTGCACCTTGAGCGCCGCCTTGCGGAAAAGCGCGTCTACCCGGCGATCAACCTGAACAAGTCGGGCACGCGTCGCGAAGAACTGCTCATCAAGCCGGAAATCCTGCAAAAGATCTGGGTGCTGCGCAAGCTCATCTACGATATGGACGAGGCCGAAGCGATGGAATTCCTGCTTGGCAAGATCAAGCAGACGAAGAACAACGCAGAGTTCTTCGACCTGATGCGCCGCGGCGGCTGA
- a CDS encoding C39 family peptidase — protein sequence MNDARRAAVRIATVCALACASVAGHAQYASVNLESSTGVPAVKKMRSFKSMHYVNLVQQEYDFSCGSAALATLLRYGYGIDIPEPEMIQKMMVFSNPETVIKNGFSMLDMKKFVETLGLEGRGFKVDVSALYDLKIPVIALIDVNGYQHFVVIKAAKDGRVFVSDPALGNRIIEQADFAKQWNGLVLAVIGKPFLEDSPLLKGNESLAAKLRDSALATGTSPTPMVDFGIIRADLF from the coding sequence ATGAATGATGCGCGTCGTGCCGCAGTAAGGATCGCTACGGTTTGCGCTCTGGCGTGCGCAAGCGTGGCCGGGCACGCGCAGTACGCATCGGTGAATCTCGAATCTTCGACTGGTGTACCGGCGGTCAAGAAGATGCGGTCATTCAAATCGATGCACTACGTGAATCTGGTCCAGCAGGAATACGACTTCAGTTGTGGATCTGCAGCGCTCGCAACACTGCTGCGTTATGGCTACGGGATCGATATTCCCGAGCCGGAAATGATCCAGAAAATGATGGTGTTTTCCAACCCGGAAACGGTCATCAAAAATGGCTTCTCGATGCTCGACATGAAGAAATTCGTGGAGACGCTCGGACTCGAGGGGCGCGGATTCAAAGTTGACGTGAGTGCGCTGTACGACCTGAAGATCCCGGTCATCGCGCTGATCGACGTCAACGGCTATCAGCATTTTGTGGTCATCAAGGCAGCGAAGGACGGACGCGTGTTCGTGTCCGACCCGGCGCTCGGCAATCGCATCATCGAGCAAGCCGATTTTGCCAAGCAGTGGAACGGCTTGGTGCTGGCGGTCATCGGCAAGCCGTTTCTGGAGGATTCACCGCTGCTCAAAGGAAACGAATCCCTGGCGGCCAAGCTGCGCGACAGCGCGCTGGCGACCGGGACGTCACCGACCCCGATGGTGGATTTCGGCATCATCCGGGCGGACCTGTTTTGA
- a CDS encoding helix-turn-helix transcriptional regulator, protein MRVLVVGEAATWLSGLQVALQTEANATPPVLRHVDDVTVQDWVWLRELPSRRALVLEESVARTPAIDTLCAMAAECVPAVPVIVIGDAGFPDEIIRWLQAGVAACLPWPNSVARIRSVFDLAFSGGRFVPDEALSALLVLWRQEAMGEALPLSRLPVFPLGGDKATQLAESALLGISQRQYEILALLSRGLSIKTICQQLVISEGTAKTHVSALYRRLGARNRGEAIYIAAQRGARHLFET, encoded by the coding sequence ATGCGTGTGCTGGTCGTGGGTGAGGCTGCCACCTGGCTGAGCGGCCTGCAAGTCGCGTTGCAGACCGAAGCGAACGCGACACCGCCGGTCTTGCGTCACGTCGACGATGTGACGGTGCAGGACTGGGTCTGGTTGCGCGAATTGCCGTCGCGTCGCGCGCTTGTCCTTGAGGAGTCCGTGGCTCGCACGCCTGCGATCGACACCTTGTGTGCGATGGCGGCCGAATGCGTGCCGGCGGTGCCCGTTATCGTCATCGGCGATGCGGGTTTTCCCGATGAAATCATTCGCTGGCTGCAAGCGGGTGTTGCCGCCTGCCTGCCGTGGCCGAATTCGGTCGCGAGAATTCGTTCGGTCTTCGATCTGGCGTTCTCGGGCGGGCGATTCGTCCCGGACGAGGCACTCTCGGCGTTACTCGTGCTCTGGCGGCAGGAGGCCATGGGCGAGGCGTTGCCTCTCTCGCGTCTGCCGGTGTTCCCATTGGGGGGCGACAAGGCGACACAACTGGCCGAGTCGGCGTTGCTCGGCATCTCTCAGCGGCAGTACGAAATTCTCGCACTGCTCTCGCGCGGTTTATCTATCAAAACGATCTGCCAGCAACTCGTGATTTCCGAGGGCACCGCCAAGACGCATGTGTCCGCGTTGTACCGCCGGCTCGGTGCACGCAATCGCGGAGAGGCGATCTACATTGCGGCGCAGCGCGGCGCGCGCCATCTATTCGAGACGTGA
- a CDS encoding CaiB/BaiF CoA transferase family protein produces the protein MPAKGALAGVKVLELGTLIAGPFAARMLGEFGAEVIKIEDPQHGDPLRKWRKLHPDAGGTSLWWAVQARNKKSVTINLKSPEGQQIVRKLAAQADIVVENFRPGLLERFGLGYEQLSAENPGLVMVRLSGYGQTGPYRDRPGFGAIAESMGGLRHITGYPELPPPRIGISIGDSIAALHGVIGAMMALHHRNVNGGRGQVVDVALYEAVFNLMESVVPEYSVAGMVRERTGASLPGIVPSNTYPCADGMIVVGGNSDPIFKRLMHAIGRSDLAEDPALAHNDGRVPRTQEIDEAIGHWTSERPIDEALAVLQGADVPASRIYTVADMFKDPQFIARQMIQRHTFPDGTPIELPNVTPKLSETPGQTQWLGPELGAHTDEVLGQLGYDAGQIKALREGGVI, from the coding sequence CTGCCGGCCAAGGGGGCGCTTGCCGGTGTGAAGGTCCTCGAACTCGGCACGCTGATCGCCGGTCCGTTTGCCGCGCGCATGTTGGGGGAGTTCGGAGCCGAGGTCATCAAGATCGAAGACCCGCAGCATGGCGATCCGCTGCGAAAGTGGCGCAAGCTGCATCCGGATGCGGGAGGCACATCGCTGTGGTGGGCCGTGCAGGCTCGCAACAAAAAGTCGGTGACGATCAATCTCAAGTCCCCCGAGGGGCAGCAGATCGTGCGCAAGCTCGCCGCGCAGGCCGACATCGTGGTCGAGAATTTCCGCCCGGGGTTGCTCGAGCGGTTCGGGCTGGGATACGAGCAATTGTCGGCGGAGAATCCGGGGCTCGTGATGGTGCGACTGTCGGGCTACGGGCAGACGGGACCGTACCGTGACCGGCCCGGCTTCGGCGCGATTGCCGAGTCGATGGGCGGGTTGCGTCATATCACCGGTTATCCGGAACTGCCGCCGCCACGCATCGGTATTTCTATCGGCGATTCCATCGCCGCACTGCACGGTGTGATCGGCGCGATGATGGCGCTGCATCACCGCAACGTGAACGGCGGGCGAGGGCAGGTGGTCGATGTCGCGCTGTACGAGGCTGTCTTCAATCTGATGGAAAGCGTGGTGCCGGAGTACAGCGTGGCGGGCATGGTGCGGGAGCGCACGGGCGCATCGTTGCCTGGCATTGTGCCGTCGAATACCTATCCCTGTGCCGACGGCATGATTGTGGTGGGGGGCAACAGCGATCCGATCTTCAAGCGTCTGATGCATGCGATCGGCCGGTCCGATCTTGCCGAAGACCCGGCGCTGGCGCATAACGATGGCCGTGTGCCGCGCACGCAGGAAATCGACGAGGCGATCGGGCACTGGACGAGTGAGCGTCCCATCGACGAGGCGCTTGCGGTGCTTCAGGGCGCCGATGTGCCGGCCAGCCGCATTTACACCGTTGCCGATATGTTCAAGGATCCGCAGTTCATCGCGCGTCAGATGATCCAGCGACACACCTTCCCGGATGGCACGCCGATCGAGCTGCCGAACGTGACGCCGAAGCTCTCGGAGACGCCGGGACAGACGCAATGGCTCGGCCCGGAACTCGGTGCGCATACGGACGAAGTGCTCGGGCAACTGGGTTATGATGCCGGGCAAATCAAAGCACTGCGCGAGGGTGGCGTCATTTGA
- a CDS encoding tetratricopeptide repeat protein, translating into MSEQDELMAEAFAHLEAGDPESALEIGKRLESMQYSGAYEVQAMAYADMDEMEQAVAVLEAGVAHAPGVWLLWQLLGNYRSDLGRFPAAIEAYEAAGNCAPDEDLVIVDFNHANALARHGDFASAQTRLDRVLESPHLAQAGRAFIENAIALRMHLFNAQGEPKAAIATYEALHKQEPDDEGSNVSMADVVAELSLAYKQSGENDKALASALEAVQLYKWSDAALWALRAARDAQSDTARGMHLIVEGQWYEPLEDEDPDGPAPEFVTTYDVVADDEAEALRLIAECEPPQVRESLRIVETHPVDHEDESPMPYKGVYATGDYHMYQPGEEEDVA; encoded by the coding sequence ATGTCCGAGCAAGACGAATTGATGGCGGAAGCCTTTGCCCACCTCGAAGCCGGCGATCCTGAGTCGGCGCTGGAGATCGGCAAACGGCTCGAGTCGATGCAGTACTCGGGCGCCTATGAGGTGCAGGCAATGGCCTACGCCGACATGGACGAAATGGAACAGGCGGTGGCCGTACTCGAAGCCGGCGTTGCCCATGCACCGGGCGTCTGGCTGCTCTGGCAACTGCTTGGCAATTACCGCTCCGATCTCGGACGCTTCCCCGCCGCCATCGAGGCCTATGAGGCCGCAGGCAACTGCGCGCCCGATGAAGACCTCGTGATCGTCGACTTCAATCACGCCAACGCCCTCGCCCGCCATGGCGACTTTGCGTCGGCGCAGACGCGTCTCGATCGAGTGCTCGAAAGCCCGCACCTGGCGCAGGCCGGTCGCGCCTTCATCGAAAATGCCATTGCTCTGCGCATGCATCTGTTCAATGCGCAAGGCGAGCCCAAAGCTGCCATTGCCACCTATGAGGCACTGCACAAGCAGGAGCCCGACGACGAAGGCAGCAATGTCTCGATGGCCGACGTCGTCGCCGAGCTGTCGCTGGCTTACAAGCAGTCGGGCGAGAACGACAAGGCGCTCGCCTCAGCGCTGGAGGCCGTGCAGTTGTACAAGTGGAGTGACGCGGCCCTGTGGGCACTGCGTGCTGCGCGCGACGCGCAATCGGACACCGCACGCGGAATGCATCTGATCGTGGAGGGCCAGTGGTACGAGCCGCTGGAAGATGAGGACCCGGACGGCCCTGCGCCGGAGTTCGTGACGACCTACGATGTTGTCGCCGACGATGAAGCTGAAGCGTTGCGCCTGATCGCCGAATGCGAGCCGCCGCAAGTCCGCGAATCGCTTCGCATCGTAGAGACGCACCCTGTCGATCATGAAGACGAGTCGCCCATGCCGTACAAGGGTGTGTATGCCACGGGCGATTACCACATGTACCAGCCGGGCGAAGAGGAAGACGTCGCCTGA